The Terriglobia bacterium nucleotide sequence GATTAGCCGTGGATTCCGGCGGCAGCACCATGGCCCCGATCAGCCACAGTTCGGCATCGGCGGGCGCACCCAGCTTGCGCCACGCCTCCAGCAAATAATGCACGCCCTTGCGCACCGATTGGGTCCCGGCGCTGAGGAAGATAAAGGGCCGGCGCGGCCGTTCCGCCGAACCGTCCCACACCGGAGGCGCGCCGTACGGCACTACCACGATGCGTTCGGCCGGCGTTCCGGCCCGTACCAGCGAGTCCTTGGTGAAGGAGGAGGCGGCGACGACCAAGTCGGCCAGCGCCAGCTCGGCATCCTTCCTGGCGTTGCGCCGGAATGCCAGCCGGCGGAGATGCCGGTCGCGCGCGCTTTCCACCGCCGGAAATCGGGCAAACTCCGGGTCCACACATGCCGCCGACGTCGCGTGGTGGGTGATCGGCATGTCGTAAATGCAAAGGCCTCCCCGCCGTTTTTGCTCGGTAAAGGTGGCCAGGGCCGCGTGTTCGTAGGCGTACGCCGCGGTTGCGCCGCGCAGGTGCCGGCGCGCCACCAGGCGGTCGAACCATTTCTCCGTGACCTCCCACACGCGATCGGTGGTGATCGGGCCGGCGCCCTTGACCGATGCCATGCGGATGATTTCCGGCAGCGGATGCGAGCGGACCAGGTCGTGGGAAACCTCGGTGATGGCACGCCGCGAGAGCTGGCGGTCGGCATCGCGCATCAGCAGCGAGAGCGCGCCGCGCAACGACCGCCCCAAGGCGGAATCGCGCTGGTAAACGAAGGTGGTGACGTAGGCGGAGAGCAACCCGGACTCATGCAGGGCGCGGGCGGCGTGTTGCACGAACGGCGCGTTGCCGGGATGGCTCAGCACCACCCGGGCGGCCGGGCGCGGCTCCGCCGGCTTCCTGCCAGTCTCTGCGCGCGGCGCTGCTATGGGCATCCGTGAACCAAGGCAAGTGTGGCTATGACTGTGACGATTATATCCAGCCGCTGTTCCGCCGGGTTTCGAAGTAACGGAAAATTGCGCGCCGGGAATCCCTTGATACACCCGCGCCGGCAGCGCCGTCGCGTTCTCACAACGGCTGGTGATTGCAGTCACCGCAAGACGTTCCCGACGGGGGAATACTGATCTGTTTCCCGCCTTGCCGACCGGTGGCAGCGCATACCGGCGGCGGTTTCGGAGCGGACGCCCGTGCGCCCGCGGCACGGGGAGGAAGTATGTTTGAACAAGAAATCGAAATGGAACAGAGGTCGTCGTCGGTAGTTCCACTCTTGCTGATCCTGGCGCTGGTGGCCGT carries:
- a CDS encoding glycosyltransferase family 4 protein, whose amino-acid sequence is MPIAAPRAETGRKPAEPRPAARVVLSHPGNAPFVQHAARALHESGLLSAYVTTFVYQRDSALGRSLRGALSLLMRDADRQLSRRAITEVSHDLVRSHPLPEIIRMASVKGAGPITTDRVWEVTEKWFDRLVARRHLRGATAAYAYEHAALATFTEQKRRGGLCIYDMPITHHATSAACVDPEFARFPAVESARDRHLRRLAFRRNARKDAELALADLVVAASSFTKDSLVRAGTPAERIVVVPYGAPPVWDGSAERPRRPFIFLSAGTQSVRKGVHYLLEAWRKLGAPADAELWLIGAMVLPPESTANLPGKVVIRPSLPRPELFELFRRAGVLVFPSLCEGFGQVITEAMSQGLPVITTANTAGPDFIEHGRNGFLVPIRDSERLAETMQWCLDHPDAMPEISRAAMERTARWQWSDYRAALGAAVLSFLHEAGTRPMAPNHLSTAAEKG